The window TCCAACTCCTCAATCAGGACAAttctgcagagccctgctgaAGCACAGGAATCCAGCAGGCTACGACAGCCAGGATGAGGaaggggaggagcagggaggccCAGGTTGGGGTAACTGGGAGAGGAAAACGccaaaaatctgaaattcttGCTGGGGGAAGGGCAGCAGAAATCAGTTTCCTCCTTATGCAGAGCCAGGGGCCAAAATCTGGAGAGGGGGATTTGAAAGAGAACAGAGAGAGGGCCACATGGCACCCCCCCCCAGGGATTTGCTGCTAGGCATGCATGAACCCAGCTCCATTCAGGAGCTGAGTTTTCCATCGGAGCCATTCCTGGCCCGGCTCACAGCCGCCTCTGCCTGCTCCCCATGGCCCCACTATGCAGCCCAGCATGGCTTTGATTTACTCTTGGCAAGCGAGATCACAGATGCAATTGAtgtgagaaaaaaacagaaagcaagaaaaaagggaaaaaattaaaatagcaaCCCCAGATTCCCATCAGATCCCAATGTCAATGGCCCCAGAGAGCTGGGAGTGAGCTACAAATCCAGTAACATGGGTATCAGATGGTATGAGAGCGCTGGGAATGTGTCCCTGAGCACAGGGTGGGAGGTAGGGATTACTGCATGTGGTGGAAGGCAGCTAAACTGGAAAGAGGGGAGCTGCACTAGTTGGTATGGGATTCCAAATCCAAGTGGATTTGGGACAGCTTACCAGATTCTTGAAGAGCGCAGTAACCTCGCGGGTGAAGACAGCCAGGTTTAGGAAGCCGGTGGAGAGCTCATGGTTGTTCTGGGAGAGGTGGTTGTTGCCAAAGTTCTCCAGGGCCTCGCTGTACTGTTCCTCATTCTCCACATGGGCTGTATGGGGAGGCACCGGAGAGGGACATGGGGTGACCCTGCAGCACCCGACACATCGTGGTCACAGCGTGAGGTCCTAACATCTCTTCATCCCTTTGTAACAGAGCTGGGCTGATCCTGATGTaggacagcagcagtgccccAAAACAACCTCTTTAGGGTtctcaattttcatttttatatatatttcagaTAGATTTTGGCATCTAAGCACATTACCAGGTCGCATCATGAGGTTCCACCAGCAGCCAGTACCCACCTCCCCATGTACTTTTTTTGGGTTTGCTACCCACCTCTGCAGCAAAGTTGGACTGATCCTGCTGCAAGACAGCACTGGAATATCCAAAACAACCCTCCTAAGGCTCTCCATTTCCCTCTTTACATAATTTTAAGACAATTTTTGGCACCTTAGCATGTTGCCAGACTGGCGGGCTGGTAGCACCCAAGTAGCAAATACCCCCAGGCTCACCAACACCCATGGCTGCCAGGTGTGACCACTGTTGCTGGAGGACAGGACTATcacaccccccagccccacactctGGGAATGCCCATCGTCTCCCAAAGCCCAACTCACTGAGCCCAGAGATGTGAATGGCTTTCACATATTTCCTGATCCTCTGGAGCACAGCTTGGTCCCCATCCAGGCTCTGCAAtagcaaagagagaaaacaaatggaGCTCATTAGCCAAGCATGGCTGCcactcccccagcccagctgcccttggaaaggctgcagctctgctgtgcagatgcGTGGGGTGGGATCcaagctcccagggctgggaaaggagctggaggCATCCTGGGGATCCAAGAGCCACAGCGTCCAACCAGTCCCCTTCCAGGGCTGTGCTTCCAATGGCTTTGCTGCCAAGCAGGGTTTTGGCTGGCCCCAGACAGGAGGGTTTGAGCAAGACAGTAGGAAGAGGTGAGAGGCTCTTTGGATCCCAGCAGCTTCTATTAACCATGGAAAATGCCTCACTGGCTCTTGCAAGGACTGTTTCAGCAAAGGAGGGGCTGAAGCGTCATGTAGCACGTCAGCCCATCCCCATGGCTCAGAACCAGGCGAGATGCCCAGCTCCCCACAGAGCCAAAGACAGGACCCACCTCCTGCTGATGGGGACCTAAATCCCATAAACCCTTGTGCTGGTTGTGTGCTAAACCACAACAATTCCACAACGAGGAATGTGGCTTTCCAAACCCTCCCCAGTTCATGCAGGGTCTTGCCCTGGTCCCCAGCATCACAAgtctccctgcagccccatcaGCCAGATCCTGCTCTGGTTTAGagctctccccatcccctcatCTCTTCTTACCTGTACAGCCCTGATTTGCCCTGTGAGCACCACAACAAATTCAACCTGATCCAAGCACTACGACAAACTCAGCTGCACTCAACCAAAGGGGAAGGGGCTGTGGTGCTGCCAGCCCAAGCATCTGAGCACATGCTGGTCCCAGCATCAGGAAAGGGTTAAGGGCGGCTTGGCTGCAGGTACCAGAGCCATGATAACAGGCTGGAAATATTTAGAGGGCGTGAACAGCAAAAAAGGCAGGGATGAAGCCTCGGAGGAATAAAAGAGGCTCTCTCTCTGCTTGAGCTCTGTCGAAGGTTTTCAGGCTGATGTGAAGGCTGATTTCCTGACAGCAGGGTCAGGTCGTCAGATGGGATTCTGCCAAGATGAACTGGCTGGGAGCAGACTGGGGCTGAGGTGGGAGCCAAACCCCCTGCTCAGGGGAGTCTTGCAATGCATCTCCAGTGGGGAGAATGCTGGAGTGCACCAAAGCCCCCCATGGCCCTTCTCTGTGTCAAATCCAGGTGCACCAagctctccagagcagagctATTCCCTGCCTCTGGAGGAAGCCAGAGCTGGATGCCTGGATGCTCCAGGCTTGCAAACCTGGCAGTCTTAGGAAGGGGAAACTGAAGTAGCATGAAACACTTTAGAAGCATCACTGGGCAAGTGTGGGAAGATGCTCCTTCAAGTGtccaggacagagcagctcatcctggtgccagctcacagctgcaggatgCAGAATGCAGGGCTGGTGCAGAGCAGGCATGATCCAGGGAAGGACACAAGGGCTTTTACGAAGGGGTCCGTGAGTCAAGCAGTGGGCACAGCGCAAGCAGAGACAACTGTTTGGGTGGTAAACGCAGAAGGAATCActgtgcagtgctgctggcagctgcaggcagcactggCACCCCCGATGTACCCAGGCACAGTCCTTGGCTGATCAGGAGCGGAGGGGCAGAGGTGTCTGGAGCCCCCAATGGCACCCATCATCCCCCAGGCCCAGCTCAAGGGCTTCTGGTCAGGGGCAGCTGAGGACACTGTCACAAcatggcagagcaggaggaattCCCCATGGGATGGAGGAAGGGATGAATGCACACCTGCACCACAGCTAGCTGGGTTCCCAGCCTGGGGACCTCAGGCAGGATGCTCAATGGAGGCCATTCTTCTACCTCCCCCACTGCTGACAGCTCGTGCTACCCGGCGAAGGAGCCACCACGGGTGCAGAGCCAGGCTGCCAAGCTGCCAGGCCAGGAGGAGTATATGGCACTATTCTGGAGGACAGGGTGAGCTGGGAGCTCAtctgccagcagcctctgccatgtcatcctgccccagcacagaagTGTCCAGTCCCCTCTGACATGCATATAGCACCCAACAGCACCCACCAAGGGCTGGATTCAACCTTCCAAGCCCACTGCAGGGACCTCAGGTTCTGTCTCCACAATTGCCCCAAGGATcctgaaatcccaaaaacccctgaGAGGGGAGAGCCCTCTTTAATCTTAGGAGGTCAACTGAGGCACAAAGTAGCTCTGGCCAACATCAGGATGTCTTCTCAATGTTGAACAGCAACCTCCAGTCCTttccctgctcatccctgccTGTGATTTGAGACCCGCTCCTGTCTCGGGTGCATGAGGCCATGCTGTGTCCCAGGGTCCTGGCGGGATACAGCCATCCCTTCCTACCCAGCAGTCACTGGAGTAAGACATCCTTTGCTCCCTCCTGCTCACCAAGCCACCAGCCAGTATGTGGGGTGCTGACAGGAAAGGCTGTAGCTCAGTTTGGTCAGAGTGTCTCGCTCATCCCCCAGTGATCCCCAAACCTGCCACCGATTATCCCCTTTGCCTCATGCTATCTCTCTTTTGGGGCTCTAAGGTTAGCATGGAGCTGGTTTGCTTGgatttccctcctcccctcatGTTGGGACCAGGAGGATGCCAAAGATCTGGCAAGGGTTTGGCCCCCTCCCCAGAGCCTCTAGTGGTATGGGGGGCTCAGCCCTGTGCCTTCCATGGCACATACAGCAGCAGTCATGATTCCCAGCTCTCTCTCATGCTTGCTGGAGCTTTACTAAGCCAATCCCAGAGACCCCCTGTTATTCCCGAGGGACACGTCTCCCCTGTCTCTGCATCCCTTAACCACAGCCTCTCCAAGTAGCCAAAcaaaattcctgctgctccctcctggctggagctgcctctcccttccccacTGGGAAGAGGATCCATGGCAGTGACCCGCATGTGCTGACAGGGACCAGGATGCTCCATTGTGTGTTCCCAGATTTCCAGGCCTGGAACACCCATCCCATGGCCCCCAGGTatcccagcagccctggcacctGGGGCCCCCCACTCCCCGCCAGCTCTGGCTCTCCTTCAAAGTCATTCCTTAGCTAAGAGGAGTTGGCAAAAGCCACACAACCAGCTGGAAACTGCCTTTATtccaggctggagaaggaggATGAAGGCACCCCACCACTTCCGCCCTTCTCAAAAAAGCTGCTGATGATTTTGGGGAGAGGCTGAAAATACTCCCCTGGCTTTGATCAAGGAGGAGACCCCCGCCAGCGACAACACATCCCATCGGGGCTGGCTCCAGCACAGGAGCTCGATAGTGGATGGAAATGTGGGGCTGATTCTCTGGGGGCATGTCATGGGCCCCGGGACAGTGTTGGTATGCTGGTCCCGGTGGGAAAGGATGCCCTGGCCCCGGGGAGGGATGCCTTGATCCCAGGGAGGGGGAGGTGGGGATGCCCTGGTCCTAGAAACAGGGAAATAGGCCGCCTTGGCTTTGGGGTGGTGGGAGGTATGTCCTGGCCGCGGGGGGCACCTGGAGCTTTAAAGAAGCCCTTGTTCATTTCTGCAGGCTTAGCCACCCCCCATAAAAGTACGTTAGGGCTGCTCTGAAGATGCAAACGGCCCCCCCCACCCGAGGGTCCCAAACTACTCGTTTAGGATGACCAGCGTAGTCTCGGGGTGAAAGGGTGGGCCCTAAAAAACAGAAGCCCGAGGGAGGCGTAAGCACCAAGGGACTAGCACCTATTGGTGCGGAGGTGTTCCCAGGAGGGATGCgggggatgtccccaggtgggATGCGGTCTGACCCCCTGATCACCACACcaccccccccccgccccgctcaCCTCCTCCagagcccccacagccccccggCACTTCTGCATCTTGGAGGCGAAGGCGGCGGCCGAGGAACTGAGGTCCTCGCTGGTCACGGCCAAGAAGTCGGCCACGCTGAGCTGTTCGGGCATGGTGCGGGGGCACCGGGCGGCGGCAGGGGGAGCGCCTCCCCTGCGGGGTGCCCCAGGGTGCCGGCTCACCTGGCTCAGCGCCCCGCACCGGCAGCCCCGCGCCGGGAGCCCCGCGCCGCGCCGGGAGCCGCTCCGAGCCTCCCTCCGGCCGCTCCCGCCCCTCCGCCGTCACGCGGCTGCCCCGCCCGTCCGCGCGTTAAAGGCGAAGAGCCGCAGTGCTCCCCAAGAACGGCTCCCATGACCCCCATTCCGGGACGAAGGGGGTGCGGGGTTCCCCGGTGCTGTGGTGGGATGAAGAGAAGACCCTGGGATCTGGGTGGATCCGCACCCACAGCCTTACAGCGGCACCCGGTACCCACCTTTCCCAAGCACCCAGCGTCTCCCTAACCCCAATACCCACATTCCCCAGGCACCAGCATCCCCCCTAACGCCAACACCCACCCTTCCCAGGCACCCAGCACCCACCTAACCCAAGCACCCAGAGACCCCAGCACCCACGTCCGCCCGGAATCCGCCTCACCCCAGCACTCCAGTACTCACCTCTCCCAGGGACCCCAGCAATCACCTATCTCCATCTTCATAGGAGATGGAGACACACACGATGCCTTAGGATTATGCCCAGTCCTCTCCAAACACCGGTTTTACTGGAGCTCACCCCCACCCTGGCCTTCCTAGGACCCCGAGGGGACAATCCTTGGATAGGGGCATAGTTACTGGAGCCCTTGGCTTTTTGTCCCGCTGGAGGCGACCGTTTTGTTCCCTCTCCCGTCCCCTCATTCGTCCCACCTCTCAATGGAATTTGGTATCCCATTCCTGTTTGTTTGCACTTCCCGGAGGATGGGGAAGCCTGGACACCTCAGGAGCAGGCAATGAGGTGGAACAAACGCTGAGCACAGCcgcctgcagggctggggctggtgaCAAACCGGAACAGAAAGGGGCAGAATGCCTCACTGGGGCTGGTTTGCCATAAGAGAGGCCAACATGAGTACAAGGGGGCTTTTCAGACCTCCCCCCCTCCATGCCCCTTGCACCCCTCATCCACGGTCGATCAGGGGGTGACAGACCCTCGACCCTTTCACTGAGCCAGGAGTGGGGCTCAGTAAAACTCAGGTCCGTGCCTAACCAGGGCCAATCCAAGCCCTCCTCTAAGGAAGACTGGGTTTTGGGAAGAGCCATCACAAGCCTTGGGTGAACGGCTACGCTTGAAAGATTCCACCCCTCTGGCACCAGTAAGCAGGGAAGCCCACGGTTTGGGGCTTCAGTTTGGGAGGGATTCAACATCTGCCGAGCTCCCGGGACATCTTCCTCGGCAGGGCTCTGGCAGACAGAGGGTTAAAaggctgcagcccaggcaggacCGGAgctggagggatttgggataagAGCCTCTCAGCAGACAGGCAGCCCCCGATCCTTCTGCTTCCCCCCATCTGCCCCGAGGGGGTCTCTCCAGCCCCTTGGCTGGGGTGGCCCTGCCACCTCCTGGCTGGCCTGGGGACTGCGCGGGGAGGGGGACAAATCGCCCAGGGACATCCCCTTACTTGCTGTAGGACACTCATCCCCATGGGGGATGGGTTCTCTGTGCCCCTCGCCTGCCTCACCTGGCCCGGGGCTCTCCTCCTCTACACCACCAGACAAACTGTGCAACGCCAACATCAGGTACAAGACATCACCTTCAGTACCTTCAGACACCACTGAGGACCAGTGGGTATCACTTGGTACCAATGAACATCAGGTACCACCAGCCATCGCTGGGCACTACCAGGTATCACTTGGGTAGCACCGCCCACCACCACATGCCACAGGACATCACCTGGTACCACTGACCATCACTTTGCCACTTTAGTGGCATCCCCAGGTCACAGTATGACAGGTAACACATGGGGAAGGACCTTACATGGACACAGCTGCCCCAGGATCTTGCTCTGCAGACCCCAAATTGGGGTGCACAAGCCCATCCAGCCCCCAGATCCATAGGGAGCtgacccccagccctggggaatTTCCCACACTCCTGGTTGAAGGGGCTCTAGCTCAGGCAAAGGCTCATCGCAGCCAGATTTGGGCTGGAAATCACCAATTTGAGCAGGTCAGACCCACTGTCCTCACTCCAATCAAAGCTTCATCTCAAACCCCTTCTCCAGAAGTGCCTACAGAGCAGGCTGGTCCCAAAACAGGCCATTTTACCCTGAAAACAGGAGCAAAACCAGTTTAACTCTTCCATCCTCCCAAACCATTTCAGCATTTTGCTTCTTAGGGGAAAACAGCCTTTTAGAACtccaaaattatattttatttcaaccCCTCCTGGGCAGAAAAAGTGCCACACGTTTTTCCAGGCCAAAACATATTCTCACCCACACCATCTCTTGAGCCAATCTACAGGGGCACCAACAACCCAAGGAAGGAAAACTTAAATACACCCACTGACAAATccaatccctcccagccccacaccaaAGGGGGAACCCAGATAAATACAGTGCAATAATTACAGATATTTTGCAAGGAATGGCACAGTTAAAAGCCCTATCCTACCCCATGTCCCAGGGCTTGTCCCAAGCTGTTTCCCAAGCCCCTCTCTTGCAGGTCATCGCCTCCTCCAGGCATACCTCTTCCCTGTACATTCCAGTTTTTATACTCCCAGCACCAATAGCTCCAagaggctggagggagggaaCTGGTGTGGACCGGGGCAGAGGGGCTGTAGTCCCTCAGAGAATACAGCTCCACGTTCCAGCCAGAGATTTGCCAGAGCCATGTGAGCTTCACCCTTCCCTCACCCAAAGATGACTTCAGCTTTGCTGCCTGAATGTTTTTTTAAGGATATTCCAGCCATGGTGGGAATGTGCCACTGGAAATGACCTGTTGAGACCATGAAGAACCAGTTTAACTGAGGAACAActggagtgaccccaaaacatGACACAGACCATTCTGGGCAGAGGTTTCTCTGCCACCCAAGGGTGTCCCTAACCCATCTGGGGCACCCAAAAGGCACCCCCAACTGTGGGGTAAGGGTGGGAAGCATCAGTACCCCATGGATTTACAGGGGGATGCTGGGATGAGTCCTGGATGGATCCCAGGGCACTCCCAGAGCCCAGTGAGGTGACAACCAACCCAGGAGAGTGCAGAGAAACCACACTGGGTGAGCAACACAAgtccccctctccctgccatCCTCAGAAAAAACAGTGCTCCCCAATCTCTCCAGTCACCCCACACAGATCCCATGCGCTCGGGACACAAGTGGCCAGAGGGAACAAAGGAAATGATGACTGGCGGGGGGACACTCAGTGCTTCAGCAGGTCCCCCAGGTCATATGTCTCAAAGAGGTCTGTGACACCCTCGCCCTCAAGCCCCCAGAGATAGTCATCCTGTTCCAGGGCAGGTGAGAAGGTGATGAAGGGTCCTGAGTCCAGGTGGGAGGGGGTGCAGGGCAGCTGGTCCTCCGTCTGCTGCAGAAGGTGGGCAGGGGAACCCAGGAGCCCAGGCTCCATCTCCAGCAGTGAGCTGGGTCCCCCTTGGATGGGGAGAGGCAGAGATGGGGGTGAGAGAGGGCTTCCTGTGCCCCCCCATCTCTGGGAGATGGGGTAGGGTGGCTGTTTAGCTGATGGGGAGCTGTTTGGCAGGGAAAAGGGTACGGGGTCATCCCATGGGGAGGTGGCAGCAAAGGGGACAGGGTGCTCCTTGGTGGGGCCTTCTTCTGTGATCTCCTCTGGGCAGAGGTACACCTCAATGGGGCCATTGGTGCTCTTCAGGTGGAGCTGGAAGTTCTCCTGGAAGGGCAGAGTAAGGCTCAGGGGGGCACCCAGAAGGTCGCCCATATCCCACTCCACTGTCCCCAACCCATGAGGGATCCAGTTGGAACACTGTACCCCTTGAAGGACCAGCTCAGGGTCAAACAGTCATGtggagacaccccaaaaacagccaggGTCATCCTTGGGACACCCCAGAGGGACCCATCAAGTCTTGCACAGATTCAGCAGCACCCACACACACCTGGCTACACACACCTGACTGAAATCTGGCACCTCCAGCTGTGTCTCAGGGGGAGCCTTCACGGCAATCACCGTCTGTTCTTGGAAGCTGCTGATGGCACGGAGGTCCTGGTAGGTGACGTACGCCAGCGTGGACAGGGACGAGGTATAGGAAAAGGAGGGGCTGCAAGCAGGACATCAACCCTCGCATCCCTCCAAGCACCCCCCAAGCCCAGGGGAATCCAAGTGGAGGAGAAGGGGCTCAGAGGGGTCCCCAAgaccctgccctccctcccatctccctcagcaaGGATATCTCTGGTTGGTCTCATTGTCAGCCAGCTGCTGGATCTGCAGGGCACAGTCCTGCATGAGCCGGTCCAGCATCCTCTCTGTCCTAGCCAGTTCAGCCAGATCCCCTCGCAGCACTTGCTGCTTCGCCACCATCGCTGCGTCCTCAAAGatccctgtccccctgccaACAGAGATGGCATCTGAGTGATGGCACAGCACACTCTACATGTCCTCAAGCCACATGTCCCCGACCCTGCCCCATCCCCCGTGACCCATTTTCAGCTGCCCAGCATCACTTACATCCACTGGATGTGGTTCTTGGATTTCTTGCGGATGAGCTGGATGCCCTCCAGTACGTTGGTGATGTCGTAGATGCGACGTTTCTGGACCTCCAGCACCTCCGCAGCCCGGTTCAGATCCACAACACCGTCAGGAGACTCGTTCAGCAAATGGATGAATTTTTTGGTGAGCAGCCCCAATGAGGTGTCGTAGCGAGTCTTCTCCCCAGGAGACTTGGGGGCTGTGGGGAAACAAGAGACCCCCCTTCCTCTCCTTAGTTTGGGATGTAGGATGGATGTGTCATGGGGCTAGACATGAAAGACTACGTGTTCCTTTCTTTAGTGTCAGATGTGGGACAGAAGCTACATAGGGCTGGAGACAAGAGACCTCTCCATCCTCTCCTTAGCCAGGTCCAGGGATGGAGATATCACTGGGCTGGACATGAGAgacacccccctccccccccccatccTCTCCTTAGTGTAGGATGTGGGCTGGAGGTGCTAGAGAGGACATGGTTCTAAGAGGGAAGAGAAGTGAGTCTGTTCCCCCCAGCTTCCCCTGCCCCATCTCACCCTGCATCACTtactcctggggctggggacctgtgccagtgtccagCCCTTCCCCTTGGGCATGCGAAATTCGGGGCCCTCCAGGTCCAGCTTCCTCTTGGCCTGGAGCACAAGAGAAAACCCTGCATTGTGGCCAAGCCAGACACCCCTCTGAGttccccagaccccccagggcCATCAGCCAAGCCCTGGGTGCCACATCCTGGGGTGGGGGAATATTGCAACAGGCTCATTCAGTTGCAATACTCCTTTTGGGAAGGGGCGCAGCAGCACCTAGCAGTGTGAGAGGCCACTGAGAGAACTGATGGAGAGGAGATATGGGGTCCTGTAACCCACCATGGCTTCCTGCACACCCTGGCACTCGCAGGGAACTCACTTCCCCTTacccccagctcctggcagggctCCACAGGCTGACCCCTGGGAATGCGGTGACTCTGAAGCCAGATCTTCACCCTCCCACCCTGCCAGCTGGCCCACTGGGGTGCATGATGTCACTTCCCACCTCCCACCCGCGTTATGGTTGAGGCAGCTGAGGGCATccagctgccaccagcacacctggcaccagctgggttcagccccccgggacccctggGTGCTCTGGACACATGTACACAGCTGAAGGGAAACTGGGGTGAGGGGGCTATGCTGGGTTCTGGGAGGGGAGACAAACATCCCTGCAcctgctgtcccctcatcaGGGCGAGCAGCTCCTTGAAGTCCTCCCAAGGAACCCCGAGCAGCACTTGGGCAGAAGGGACCCAGGGAAAAGTGCAGCTGTGTAAATTCACAGAAGAAATGGAGGGTGTCACCAACCTCCCCCACCAAtgcaaacaaaacccccagGAACTCTCCACACCCACAAACACGCAcagggtgatttgggggggaaCGCTTTGGCTCAGGAGTAGAAagcagccccccagccccatcccggtccctaccccccccccccccccccccccagtacctgttcccaggctgggctgtcccACAGGATCccccccagcacatcccacatGGCACCCAGGTCCCTGTGCCGGCTCTGACGGCGGCTCCCTTGGGAGCACAACGCAATTTGCAGAGAAGGGTTGGGCACCTCGGCCTCGTTCCCACCCAAGGGGGCTGGCGGAAGAGGCGCCAGGGGCTGTTTTCTGCCCCCCCAGGGAGCCAGGTTGGTCCCGAGCTCCTGTGGGAATCTGTTCCCTCCCACCCTCCACGGAGCAGGTTTTTCCCAGTGAACTCGCTTCCAACCCCAGCCTTGTGCCCCCAGATGTGCCCCGGAGCTGCCAGCACAACAGCGGTTAATGCCAAGCACATGGGAAACACCTGCCTCAGATAAGACCTCATCCATCTGCCAGCACGGGAGGGCGGACATCACCCTGgcccctcctccccctccccgctGGTATCCCTTACTTCTCCAGTATGGATGGCCATGGGCAATGTATGTTCCCATCGCTGTTGGGGAGGTCGGGTGCACCCCGTCTGCCCCAAGcaatggggaaactgaggcacagagcaaCTCACAGCAGGTACTAGTGTTTCCAGACGCCTCCAAACCCCCCGAATCCCCACCCCATGTGCACCCCATCATGCTTTCCCAGATGCAGTTTTGGGGGCTGGGAGCTTGGT is drawn from Poecile atricapillus isolate bPoeAtr1 chromosome 24, bPoeAtr1.hap1, whole genome shotgun sequence and contains these coding sequences:
- the E2F2 gene encoding transcription factor E2F2, with protein sequence MGSARHEVYTPAAVSAPASRGGSLCDTPQGPELRTLCSASAGRLPAKRKLDLEGPEFRMPKGKGWTLAQVPSPRTPKSPGEKTRYDTSLGLLTKKFIHLLNESPDGVVDLNRAAEVLEVQKRRIYDITNVLEGIQLIRKKSKNHIQWMGTGIFEDAAMVAKQQVLRGDLAELARTERMLDRLMQDCALQIQQLADNETNQRLAYVTYQDLRAISSFQEQTVIAVKAPPETQLEVPDFSQENFQLHLKSTNGPIEVYLCPEEITEEGPTKEHPVPFAATSPWDDPVPFSLPNSSPSAKQPPYPISQRWGGTGSPLSPPSLPLPIQGGPSSLLEMEPGLLGSPAHLLQQTEDQLPCTPSHLDSGPFITFSPALEQDDYLWGLEGEGVTDLFETYDLGDLLKH